One window of the Melanotaenia boesemani isolate fMelBoe1 chromosome 14, fMelBoe1.pri, whole genome shotgun sequence genome contains the following:
- the LOC121653047 gene encoding zinc finger BED domain-containing protein 4-like codes for MMEKIDKRLTVPKKTKMTNLIDDMYLSGKVKFKQRLAMARKVTIGLDIWTKKGLTASFLAISACYFNTDDNKPEHILLNLKQLTHPHTAQVISGLVDESLQEWGIHKDKILTIITDNGSNMVAAFPYEHEEEASSTEDDDCGETDDEEAGSGERYEPLGRTPCVVHTLQLVVNLIQKDNSIKRLLDKIRHLVRQFRKSSVATEQLLQQCGLSLIKDCPTRWSSSYLMLSRLLEVKESLTLVANTMGWDCLLPSEWQKVVILRDLLLPFAEHTKVLESDTSCLSLVVPALMDLKSHLSEFSQTHARSYRDLASLAQKMSDNLLERFTHFLDVDAERFSPLAAAACFLDSNVAEVLIENEEESIQNLLKEGEQYIVRSVPQQEELADEEDNRNAEAEGTPAKQPRFKFFSSNHSSRPKIFKPTVKQELKKYKELLSDFNSEVSGIQFWLSQSDTIFPNMKPLALDILSMPASQAFAERVFSLTGDLSSGRRNRARVTLERSAFLKLNKA; via the exons ATGATGGAGAAAATTGACAAACGACTCACTGTTccaaagaaaaccaaaatgaCAAACCTCATTGATGACATGTACCTTTCTGGGAAGGTGAAATTCAAACAGAGACTGGCAATGGCCCGAAAGGTCACCATTGGCTTGGACATATGGACAAAGAAAGGCCTTACTGCGTCTTTTCTTGCCATCAGCGCTTGTTATTTCAACACTGATGACAACAAGCCAGAACACATACTGTTGAACTTAAAGCAACtgacacacccacacactgcCCAAGTGATCTCAGGCCTGGTTGATGAGTCTCTCCAAGAGTGGGGGATTCACAAAGACAAAATTCTCACAATTATCACTGACAACGGGAGTAACATGGTGGCTGCTTTCCCTTATGAACACGAAGAGGAAGCTAGTAGTACTGAGGATGATGACTGTGGTGAAACTGATGACGAGGAGGCAGGGTCCGGAGAAAG GTATGAGCCCTTGGGGAGGACTCCATGTGTGGTACATACCCTTCAGCTTGTGGTGAATTTGATTCAAAAGGACAACTCCATCAAACGGCTGCTGGACAAAATCAGACATCTGGTAAGACAGTTCCGTAAGTCATCTGTTGCCACAGAACAGTTACTGCAGCAGTGTGGGCTCAGTCTGATCAAAGACTGTCCAACCAGATGGTCAAGCTCTTATTTGATGTTGTCTCGTCTACTTGAAGTGAAAGAAAGTCTCACATTGGTGGCCAACACTATGGGCTGGGACTGCCTACTGCCCAGTGAGTGGCAGAAGGTGGTCATCCTCAGAGACTTGCTATTGCCATTTGCAGAACATACGAAGGTGCTTGAAAGTGACACTAGTTGCCTGTCCCTTGTTGTACCTGCTTTGATGGACTTAAAGAGTCACCTCTCTGAGTTCTCTCAAACTCATGCCAGGAGCTACAGAGACCTGGCCTCACTGGCACAGAAAATGAGTGACAACCTGCTTGAACGTTTCACGCATTTCCTTGATGTTGATGCAGAAAGATTTTCTCCTctagctgctgctgcatgctTTCTTGATTCCAATGTAGCAGAAGTCCTCAttgaaaatgaagaagaaagcatTCAGAATCTTCTGAAAGAAGGTGAACAGTACATAGTCCGCAGTGTGCCACAGCAAGAAGAGTTAGCCGATGAAGAGGATAACAGAAATGCAGAAGCTGAGGGAACACCTGCAAAGCAACCACGATTCAAGTTTTTCAGCAGCAATCATTCATCAAGACCAAAGATCTTCAAACCCACAGTGAAGCAAGAGCTGAAGAAATACAAAGAGTTGTTGTCAGATTTTAATTCTGAGGTGTCTGGGATTCAGTTCTGGCTTTCTCAGAGTGACACAATATTCCCAAACATGAAACCTCTGGCATTAGATATTCTGTCAATGCCAGCTTCCCAAGCCTTTGCTGAAAGAGTATTCAGTCTGACCGGAGACCTCTCAAGTGGGCGGCGTAACAGAGCAAGGGTTACCCTCGAAAGAAGTGCTTTTCTTAAGCTCAACAAAGCATAA